Proteins from a genomic interval of Musa acuminata AAA Group cultivar baxijiao chromosome BXJ1-9, Cavendish_Baxijiao_AAA, whole genome shotgun sequence:
- the LOC135594514 gene encoding cysteine-rich receptor-like protein kinase 10 — translation MHAWNYFPMLAQLLFLLSLCNTRHTASWETCPRDSNFTTNSTYHFNLNLLLPSLTSATVSTGYANTSAGRSPDQVFGLARCQLDVSQDKCQACLATAVDTLRSSCPSAKDAATWGDLCFLAYSNTTFSNDRDKSSFAQIIVNGREVSETSRFVNLVGELMNALIDRAAYKTDNMFAIGQVNFTSFTKVYGLVQCTRDQSDDDCFLCIRQSLALMQSCCLKNQGGVVLKYKCFLRYETYPFYNLSVATSPLPPLSSEFSSAPPPGATANPPPPPAVVDSNSSSSSARDAGKKQASKIAVAVVIPILGAVMLVAALLIFLWRTKIFARKSKVGGANSEKPNSLLFDFETLKVATNNFSDANKLGEGGFGPVYKGVLSDGQEVAVKRLARSSRQGFAELRNEVAFVAKLQHRNLVRLIGFCSEEEKLLVYEFLPNTSLDKILFDPTKCGQLNWERRYKIIEGIARGLLYLHEDSRLRIIHRDLKPGNILLDQHMNPKISDFGLSKLLVDQDRSEESASRIVGTNGYIAPEYAFLRHVSDKSDVYSYGVLVLEIITGRRISEFRGSGHRANLQSYAWNYWNKGKALQIVDQNLCGRFQREEALPCIRTALLCVQENPSKRPTMASVVLMLSSSSMTTLSPSAPGFLIETSGITDSNESTGNRSPEIKNEREGSSTSINEVSITVLEPRQ, via the exons ATGCATGCCTGGAATTACTTCCCGATGCTTGCgcagctcctcttcctcctctccctctgtaACACACGCCACACTGCATCATGGGAAACGTGTCCCAGGGACTCCAACTTTACCACCAACAGCACCTACCATTTCAACCTAAACCTCCTCCTCCCATCCCTCACCTCGGCCACCGTCTCCACCGGCTACGCGAACACATCTGCAGGGCGTTCCCCAGACCAAGTCTTCGGCCTGGCGCGTTGCCAACTCGACGTGTCTCAAGACAAATGCCAAGCTTGCCTCGCCACCGCCGTCGACACCCTCCGCAGTAGCTGCCCCTCCGCAAAAGATGCGGCCACTTGGGGAGATCTCTGCTTCCTAGCTTACTCCAACacaactttctcgaacgatcgcgACAAATCATCCTTTGCCCAAATCATAGTCAACGGACGAGAAGTTTCGGAGACGTCGAGATTCGTGAATCTGGTGGGGGAATTGATGAATGCCCTCATCGACAGGGCTGCCTACAAGACGGACAACATGTTCGCCATTGGACAAGTCAACTTTACGAGCTTCACCAAAGTTTATGGATTGGTGCAGTGCACCAGGGATCAGTCTGATGATGACTGCTTTCTGTGTATTCGGCAGTCGTTGGCTTTAATGCAGAGTTGTTGCTTGAAAAACCAGGGAGGGGTGGTGTTGAAGTACAAGTGCTTCTTGAGGTACGAGACCTATCCATTCTATAATTTGTCAGTCGCGACATCTCCACTGCCTCCGCTGTCATCTGAATTCTCTTCAGCACCTCCGCCTGGAGCTACAGCCAATCCACCGCCTCCGCCTGCTGTGGTGGACTCCAACTCTTCGTCATCATCAGCCAGAGATGCAG GAAAAAAGCAGGCCTCTAAAATAGCAGTGGCTGTCGTCATCCCCATCCTCGGTGCTGTGATGCTTGTGGCAGCGCTTTTGATTTTTTTGTGGAGGACGAAAATATTTGCCAGAAAGTCGA AAGTTGGAGGAGCGAATAGTGAAAAGCCAAACTCTCTGTTATTTGATTTCGAGACACTGAAGGTTGCAACCAATAACTTCTCGGACGCAAACAAGCTTGGAGAAGGGGGATTTGGACCGGTTTATAAG GGCGTACTATCTGATGGCCAGGAAGTAGCTGTGAAAAGACTCGCAAGAAGCTCACGGCAAGGATTTGCGGAGCTAAGAAACGAGGTCGCTTTTGTTGCTAAGCTTCAGCACAGAAATCTTGTGAGGCTCATCGGTTTTTGCTCGGAAGAAGAGAAGCTGCTCGTCTATGAATTCCTCCCAAACACAAGCCTAGACAAAATTTTGTTTG ATCCCACAAAATGTGGTCAACTAAACTGGGAAAGGCGCTACAAGATCATCGAAGGGATTGCAAGAGGACTTCTCTACCTTCATGAGGATTCCCGCCTAAGGATTATTCATCGAGATCTAAAACCCGGTAATATCTTGCTGGATCAGCACATGAACCCCAAGATATCTGACTTTGGTCTTTCAAAGCTGTTGGTCGACCAAGACAGATCAGAAGAGAGTGCTAGCCGAATAGTTGGAACAAA CGGATACATTGCTCCAGAGTATGCTTTTCTTCGGCACGTCTCGGACAAATCAGATGTGTACAGCTACGGAGTGTTGGTGCTTGAGATTATAACTGGTCGAAGAATCAGCGAGTTTCGTGGATCAGGTCATCGCGCAAACCTTCAGAGCTAT GCATGGAATTACTGGAACAAAGGGAAGGCGTTGCAGATAGTGGATCAAAACTTATGTGGCAGGTTTCAAAGGGAAGAAGCTTTGCCTTGCATACGCACGGCGTTACTGTGCGTTCAAGAAAACCCCTCGAAGAGACCGACCATGGCATCGGTTGTTCTCATGCTAAGCAGTTCCTCGATGACTACTCTATCTCCTTCTGCTCCTGGGTTTCTCATTGAGACTAGTGGAATCACTGATTCAAATGAATCCACAGGAAATAGGTCTCCAGAAATCAAGAACGAGAGAGAAGGCAGTTCAACGTCAATAAATGAAGTCTCAATTACTGTATTGGAACCTCGACAATAG